A region from the Excalfactoria chinensis isolate bCotChi1 chromosome 24, bCotChi1.hap2, whole genome shotgun sequence genome encodes:
- the ORMDL3 gene encoding ORM1-like protein 3: MNVGTAHSEVNPNTRVMNSRGIWLSYILGIGLLHVVLLSIPFFSVPVVWTLTNIIHNMSMYIFLHTVKGTPFETPDQGKARLLTHWEQMDYGVQFTASRKFLTIMPIVLYFLTSFYTKYDRIHFVINTISLMSVLIPKLPQFHGVRIFGINKY, from the exons ATGAACGTGGGAACAGCACACAGCGAGGTGAACCCCAACACCCGCGTGATGAACAGCCGGGGCATCTGGCTGTCCTACATCCTTGGCATCGGCCTGCTGCACGTCGTGCTCCTGAGCATCCCCTTCTTCAGCGTCCCCGTGGTTTGGACTCTTACCAACATCATTCACAACATG AGCATGTACATCTTCCTACACACCGTGAAAGGAACCCCCTTTGAGACGCCAGACCAGGGCAAAGCGAGGCTGCTCACGCACTGGGAGCAGATGGACTATGGCGTGCAGTTCACAGCATCCCGCAAGTTCCTGACCATCATGCCCATCgtgct gTATTTTCTAACCAGCTTTTACACCAAGTACGACCGGATACACTTTGTCATCAACACCATCTCCCTGATGAGCGTCCTGATCCCCAAACTGCCTCAGTTCCACGGAGTCCGGATCTTTGGGATCAACAAGTACTGA